A stretch of Planococcus citri chromosome 5, ihPlaCitr1.1, whole genome shotgun sequence DNA encodes these proteins:
- the LOC135848959 gene encoding nucleolar protein dao-5-like isoform X1, with product MNAMSVSPVKPAINPGNHAVAATATNLTKSPSASFPPITPISLVPEAKPVPAVNAAPVNAENSVDLCSKPPTSNGIVSPTPETNIKENSANPAQNHNEKSDPVPDLIPADAPPKPVEVVPEVKNVEKPKSEELKSVTPPKENSEPVKEIVPATPVESAKEPPKDDKPAPVEAKPESAVVNDVKDGKDSESHQTEVKPSEPVPEPKKETKSTPEKVQDKKKPESETNNEKDVQPEASATEPASETPATPKPTKRKAKAPVEPVDDDGKEGRKSKRTRLPTQPYQSPIPELQFIAKLQTPAKATPKPPAEKIIAFFKNEFLAVRNPEGSFYICQAFQNIHRNSSRIKIRWFTNLPNDEFTPDFFDQTEFDCILTNVTMSRVEKDRWKLPEVERTRVENILKRALDVEKGVAEQPSITEEHPDGLDLSLFKDEAQLKKKKKKKSVSPKANKKTVAASDTVKKPAASKSKRSTAGTPANTSTSSTKKSARLSNQSQTSAKETAPQKPAKPAENKTKKDKKKKKGKQGAAAKASTNAKQNDKAKVWEPSVKSSNSSKVILSLKKETPAAASKTAAAEPTTKAATKRTSSVSSRASATSTSPAAVPQKRRKEEPKTAAANQPTTNERTGKVRKLLLSDAGSAVAAKINSAAMRTTKEKERKTSNSSSQRKK from the exons ATGAATGCTATGAGCGTTTCGCCGGTGAAACCCGCCATAAATCCGGGGAATCACGCAGTCGCCGCTACTGCTACAAATCTAACCAAATCGCCGTCGGCTAGCTTTCCTCCTATTACTCCTATCAGTTTGGTACCCGAAGCGAAGCCTGTGCCAGCTGTAAATGCTGCGCCTGTGAATGCCGAAAATTCGGTCGATTTGTGCTCGAAGCCTCCTACGTCGAACGGAATTGTATCACCTACCCCGGAAACTAATATTAAAGAAAACTCCGCTAACCCTGCGCAAAATCATAATGAAAAAAGCGACCCTGTGCCGGATTTGATACCTGCAGATGCTCCACCGAAACCGGTTGAAGTTGTTCCTGAAGTCAAGAATGTAGAGAAACCCAAATCAGAGGAGCTTAAGAGTGTTACTCCACCGAAAGAAAATTCGG AACCTGTGAAAGAAATTGTACCTGCGACGCCGGTCGAATCGGCCAAAGAACCGCCGAAAGATGATAAACCAGCGCCAGTAGAAGCTAAACCGGAATCCGCAGTTGTAAACGATGTTAAGGACGGAAAAGATAGTGAATCTCATCAAACTGAAGTCAAACCCAGCGAACCTGTACCGGAACCTAAAAAAGAAACTAAAAGCACGCCGGAGAAGGTCCAAGATAAAAAGAAACCCGAATCTGAAACGAACAACGAAAAAGATGTTCAACCCGAAGCCAGTGCAACGGAGCCTGCTTCGGAAACTCCTGCTACGCCTAAACCTACTAAACGGAAAGCTAAA GCACCCGTTGAACCGGTTGATGATGATGGCAAAGAGGGTAGAAAATCTAAACGAACTCGTTTACCAACCCAGCCTTATCAGAGTCCTATTCCCGAGCTGCAGTTCATTGCCAAATTGCAAACTCCAGCCAAGGCGACACCTAAACCTCCTGCGGAAAAAATAATCGCATTTTTCAA AAACGAATTTTTGGCCGTCAGAAACCCCGAAGGAAGTTTTTACATTTGCCaagcgtttcaaaatattcacagaAACAGTTCTCGAATTAAAATTAGATGGTTTACGAATCTGCCGAATGACGAGTTCACGCCAGATTTCTTCGACCAAACCG aatttgaCTGCATTTTGACGAACGTTACGATGTCACGTGTTGAGAAAGATCGATGGAAGTTACCTGAAGTTGAACGTACTCGTGTAgagaacattttgaaaagagCTCTAGACGTAGAGAAAGGCGTAGCTGAACAACCTTCTATTACCGAAGAACACCCCGACGGAC TCGACTTGAGCTTGTTCAAAGACGAAGCTcaactgaaaaagaaaaagaagaagaaatccgTATCGCCCAAAGCGAACAAAAAGACGGTCGCGGCTAGCGATACCGTCAAGAAGCCCGCAGCGTCCAAATCAAAGAGATCAACGGCAGGTACTCCCGCTAACACATCTACCTCATCGACCAAGAAATCAGCTCGTTTATCCAACCAAAGTCAAACAAGTGCTAAAGAAACAGCTCCGCAGAAACCCGCCAAACCGGCtgagaacaaaacaaaaaaagataagaagaagaaaaaaggtaAACAGGGGGCCGCTGCAAAAGCTTCGACTAATGCTAAACAAAACGATAAAGCAAAAGTGTGGGAGCCATCGGTGAAATCGTCCAATTCGTCTAAAGTAattttatctttgaaaaaagaaacacccGCAGCTGCTTCGAAAACAGCCGCCGCTGAACCAACTACAAAAGCTGCCACCAAAAGAACTTCGAGCGTTTCTAGCCGGGCTAGCGCAACCAGTACTTCGCCTGCTGCTGTACCTCAGAAGAGAAGAAAAGAAGAACCCAAAACCGCCGCTGCTAATCAGCCCACTACTAATGAAAGAACTGGTAAAGTTAGAA aattgttaCTTTCAGATGCAGGTTCGGCCGTCGCAGCGAAAATAAATTCGGCTGCCATGAGAACAACTAAAGAAAAAGAACGTAAAACATCGAATTCCTCGAGTCAGCGCAAGAAATGA
- the LOC135848960 gene encoding transmembrane protein 39A, with translation MPPGKRHFSRASIHPTRIQTSNVITTPPEEKTEKPEKTKKLCTNCIGEVLHEIVPVHIPVPMSSSENYLVSEFLIALFSVACGFVQYFNIYQNAWWLPHSYHHYGLNLHLIDWFIVQFIIVMTLRPSIFSIVRIYVMKLISKFESNRNLSPCIRMILSFIFTGYGVYCGMYIWWIYGFVMLSIMYLPWVLYMYIYSSNIREYFDLRVVHLPSAGFIKGILVHRCTNSSQRSRDEVDFLRADFNARMKCLLFNSFTNAYYCVYIPACFSQGFLYFEDSWVSYFIILMWFSCICVYLTQYFSFNYYDACHRAALHLGKWGKVTKVNGKTSYFVWFEGSFWYKGIIVKHNGNLWRAENLTNSAEPGNRAHEYFYRCFGKPGFLIYCWVLMTLSVCCLQFVFLMCSNQWNHILAACMMLTCSYYSLYKCIKSYKLSDTLYKLEEQVQTKMIK, from the exons ATGCCTCCTGGAAAAAGACACTTCTCTCGCGCAAGTATTCATCCCACAAGGATCCAGACTTCAAACGTAATAACAACTCCACCagaggaaaaaactgaaaaaccggAAAAAACAAA GAAATTGTGTACCAATTGTATAGGCGAAGTCCTGCATGAAATTGTGCCGGTACATATTCCGGTACCGATGTCATCGTCGGAGAACTACTTGGTATCAGAATTCTTGATCGCATTGTTCAGTGTCGCTTGCGGATTTGTGCAATATTTCAATATCTATCAAAATGCTTGGTGGTTACCTCATTCGTATCATCATTATGGATTG AATCTGCACCTGATCGATTGGTTCATAGTTCAATTTATCATTGTAATGACTCTGCGACCTTCTATTTTCAGTATAGTGAGAATCTACGTGATGAAATTAATCAGTAAATTTGAAAGCAATAGAAATCTGAGTCCTTGCATTAG GATGATTCTTAGTTTCATCTTCACCGGTTATGGAGTTTACTGTGGCATGTATATTTGGTGGATATACGGATTTGTAATGCTTTCCATTATGTATTTACC ATGGGTGTTATATATGTATATTTACAGCAGCAATATACGCGAATATTTTGATCTAAGAGTGGTGCATCTTCCATCAGCAGGATTCATCAAAG GAATATTGGTGCATCGTTGTACAAATTCTTCTCAACGAAGCAGGGATGAAGTAGATTTTCTGCGAGCAGATTTCAATGCTCGGATGAAATgtttattattcaattcgtttacCAATGCTTACTACTGCGTTTATATTCCGGCCTGTTTTTCTCAA GGATTTCTATATTTTGAAGATAGTTGGGTGTCGTATTTTATAATTCTCATGTGGTTCTCATGCATCTGTGTTTATTTGACTcagtatttttctttcaa CTATTACGATGCATGCCATCGAGCAGCGTTGCATCTTGGAAAATGGGGAAAGGTCACAAAAGTGAACGGCAAAACTTCATATTTTGT GTGGTTCGAAGGTAGTTTTTGGTATAAGGGAATTATCGTTAAACACAACGGTAATTTATGGCGAGCTGAGAATTTAACCAATTCTGCCGAACCGGGAAACAGAGCGCACGAATATTTCTat CGTTGTTTTGGAAAACCTGGATTTCTCATATACTGTTGGGTCTTGATGACGTTAAGCGTGTGCTGTCTGCAGTTTGTATTCCTCATGTGCTCTAATCAATGGAACCATATTTTGGCAGCGTGCATGATGTTAACGTGTTCGTATTACTCGTTGTATAAGTGTATCAAGAGCTATAAATTAAGCGACACGTTGTATAAACTAGAAGAACAAGTACAAACCAAAATGATCAAATAG
- the LOC135848959 gene encoding nucleolar protein dao-5-like isoform X2: protein MNAMSVSPVKPAINPGNHAVAATATNLTKSPSASFPPITPISLVPEAKPVPAVNAAPVNAENSVDLCSKPPTSNGIVSPTPETNIKENSANPAQNHNEKSDPVPDLIPADAPPKPVEVVPEVKNVEKPKSEELKSVTPPKENSEPVKEIVPATPVESAKEPPKDDKPAPVEAKPESAVVNDVKDGKDSESHQTEVKPSEPVPEPKKETKSTPEKVQDKKKPESETNNEKDVQPEASATEPASETPATPKPTKRKAKAPVEPVDDDGKEGRKSKRTRLPTQPYQSPIPELQFIAKLQTPAKATPKPPAEKIIAFFKNEFLAVRNPEGSFYICQAFQNIHRNSSRIKIRWFTNLPNDEFTPDFFDQTEFDCILTNVTMSRVEKDRWKLPEVERTRVENILKRALDVEKGVAEQPSITEEHPDGLDLSLFKDEAQLKKKKKKKSVSPKANKKTVAASDTVKKPAASKSKRSTAGTPANTSTSSTKKSARLSNQSQTSAKETAPQKPAKPAENKTKKDKKKKKGKQGAAAKASTNAKQNDKAKVWEPSVKSSNSSKVILSLKKETPAAASKTAAAEPTTKAATKRTSSVSSRASATSTSPAAVPQKRRKEEPKTAAANQPTTNERTGKVRNAGSAVAAKINSAAMRTTKEKERKTSNSSSQRKK from the exons ATGAATGCTATGAGCGTTTCGCCGGTGAAACCCGCCATAAATCCGGGGAATCACGCAGTCGCCGCTACTGCTACAAATCTAACCAAATCGCCGTCGGCTAGCTTTCCTCCTATTACTCCTATCAGTTTGGTACCCGAAGCGAAGCCTGTGCCAGCTGTAAATGCTGCGCCTGTGAATGCCGAAAATTCGGTCGATTTGTGCTCGAAGCCTCCTACGTCGAACGGAATTGTATCACCTACCCCGGAAACTAATATTAAAGAAAACTCCGCTAACCCTGCGCAAAATCATAATGAAAAAAGCGACCCTGTGCCGGATTTGATACCTGCAGATGCTCCACCGAAACCGGTTGAAGTTGTTCCTGAAGTCAAGAATGTAGAGAAACCCAAATCAGAGGAGCTTAAGAGTGTTACTCCACCGAAAGAAAATTCGG AACCTGTGAAAGAAATTGTACCTGCGACGCCGGTCGAATCGGCCAAAGAACCGCCGAAAGATGATAAACCAGCGCCAGTAGAAGCTAAACCGGAATCCGCAGTTGTAAACGATGTTAAGGACGGAAAAGATAGTGAATCTCATCAAACTGAAGTCAAACCCAGCGAACCTGTACCGGAACCTAAAAAAGAAACTAAAAGCACGCCGGAGAAGGTCCAAGATAAAAAGAAACCCGAATCTGAAACGAACAACGAAAAAGATGTTCAACCCGAAGCCAGTGCAACGGAGCCTGCTTCGGAAACTCCTGCTACGCCTAAACCTACTAAACGGAAAGCTAAA GCACCCGTTGAACCGGTTGATGATGATGGCAAAGAGGGTAGAAAATCTAAACGAACTCGTTTACCAACCCAGCCTTATCAGAGTCCTATTCCCGAGCTGCAGTTCATTGCCAAATTGCAAACTCCAGCCAAGGCGACACCTAAACCTCCTGCGGAAAAAATAATCGCATTTTTCAA AAACGAATTTTTGGCCGTCAGAAACCCCGAAGGAAGTTTTTACATTTGCCaagcgtttcaaaatattcacagaAACAGTTCTCGAATTAAAATTAGATGGTTTACGAATCTGCCGAATGACGAGTTCACGCCAGATTTCTTCGACCAAACCG aatttgaCTGCATTTTGACGAACGTTACGATGTCACGTGTTGAGAAAGATCGATGGAAGTTACCTGAAGTTGAACGTACTCGTGTAgagaacattttgaaaagagCTCTAGACGTAGAGAAAGGCGTAGCTGAACAACCTTCTATTACCGAAGAACACCCCGACGGAC TCGACTTGAGCTTGTTCAAAGACGAAGCTcaactgaaaaagaaaaagaagaagaaatccgTATCGCCCAAAGCGAACAAAAAGACGGTCGCGGCTAGCGATACCGTCAAGAAGCCCGCAGCGTCCAAATCAAAGAGATCAACGGCAGGTACTCCCGCTAACACATCTACCTCATCGACCAAGAAATCAGCTCGTTTATCCAACCAAAGTCAAACAAGTGCTAAAGAAACAGCTCCGCAGAAACCCGCCAAACCGGCtgagaacaaaacaaaaaaagataagaagaagaaaaaaggtaAACAGGGGGCCGCTGCAAAAGCTTCGACTAATGCTAAACAAAACGATAAAGCAAAAGTGTGGGAGCCATCGGTGAAATCGTCCAATTCGTCTAAAGTAattttatctttgaaaaaagaaacacccGCAGCTGCTTCGAAAACAGCCGCCGCTGAACCAACTACAAAAGCTGCCACCAAAAGAACTTCGAGCGTTTCTAGCCGGGCTAGCGCAACCAGTACTTCGCCTGCTGCTGTACCTCAGAAGAGAAGAAAAGAAGAACCCAAAACCGCCGCTGCTAATCAGCCCACTACTAATGAAAGAACTGGTAAAGTTAGAA ATGCAGGTTCGGCCGTCGCAGCGAAAATAAATTCGGCTGCCATGAGAACAACTAAAGAAAAAGAACGTAAAACATCGAATTCCTCGAGTCAGCGCAAGAAATGA
- the LOC135848959 gene encoding nucleolar protein dao-5-like isoform X3, producing MNAMSVSPVKPAINPGNHAVAATATNLTKSPSASFPPITPISLVPEAKPVPAVNAAPVNAENSVDLCSKPPTSNGIVSPTPETNIKENSANPAQNHNEKSDPVPDLIPADAPPKPVEVVPEVKNVEKPKSEELKSVTPPKENSEPVKEIVPATPVESAKEPPKDDKPAPVEAKPESAVVNDVKDGKDSESHQTEVKPSEPVPEPKKETKSTPEKVQDKKKPESETNNEKDVQPEASATEPASETPATPKPTKRKAKAPVEPVDDDGKEGRKSKRTRLPTQPYQSPIPELQFIAKLQTPAKATPKPPAEKIIAFFKNEFLAVRNPEGSFYICQAFQNIHRNSSRIKIRWFTNLPNDEFTPDFFDQTEFDCILTNVTMSRVEKDRWKLPEVERTRVENILKRALDVEKGVAEQPSITEEHPDGLDLSLFKDEAQLKKKKKKKSVSPKANKKTVAASDTVKKPAASKSKRSTAGTPANTSTSSTKKSARLSNQSQTSAKETAPQKPAKPAENKTKKDKKKKKETPAAASKTAAAEPTTKAATKRTSSVSSRASATSTSPAAVPQKRRKEEPKTAAANQPTTNERTGKVRKLLLSDAGSAVAAKINSAAMRTTKEKERKTSNSSSQRKK from the exons ATGAATGCTATGAGCGTTTCGCCGGTGAAACCCGCCATAAATCCGGGGAATCACGCAGTCGCCGCTACTGCTACAAATCTAACCAAATCGCCGTCGGCTAGCTTTCCTCCTATTACTCCTATCAGTTTGGTACCCGAAGCGAAGCCTGTGCCAGCTGTAAATGCTGCGCCTGTGAATGCCGAAAATTCGGTCGATTTGTGCTCGAAGCCTCCTACGTCGAACGGAATTGTATCACCTACCCCGGAAACTAATATTAAAGAAAACTCCGCTAACCCTGCGCAAAATCATAATGAAAAAAGCGACCCTGTGCCGGATTTGATACCTGCAGATGCTCCACCGAAACCGGTTGAAGTTGTTCCTGAAGTCAAGAATGTAGAGAAACCCAAATCAGAGGAGCTTAAGAGTGTTACTCCACCGAAAGAAAATTCGG AACCTGTGAAAGAAATTGTACCTGCGACGCCGGTCGAATCGGCCAAAGAACCGCCGAAAGATGATAAACCAGCGCCAGTAGAAGCTAAACCGGAATCCGCAGTTGTAAACGATGTTAAGGACGGAAAAGATAGTGAATCTCATCAAACTGAAGTCAAACCCAGCGAACCTGTACCGGAACCTAAAAAAGAAACTAAAAGCACGCCGGAGAAGGTCCAAGATAAAAAGAAACCCGAATCTGAAACGAACAACGAAAAAGATGTTCAACCCGAAGCCAGTGCAACGGAGCCTGCTTCGGAAACTCCTGCTACGCCTAAACCTACTAAACGGAAAGCTAAA GCACCCGTTGAACCGGTTGATGATGATGGCAAAGAGGGTAGAAAATCTAAACGAACTCGTTTACCAACCCAGCCTTATCAGAGTCCTATTCCCGAGCTGCAGTTCATTGCCAAATTGCAAACTCCAGCCAAGGCGACACCTAAACCTCCTGCGGAAAAAATAATCGCATTTTTCAA AAACGAATTTTTGGCCGTCAGAAACCCCGAAGGAAGTTTTTACATTTGCCaagcgtttcaaaatattcacagaAACAGTTCTCGAATTAAAATTAGATGGTTTACGAATCTGCCGAATGACGAGTTCACGCCAGATTTCTTCGACCAAACCG aatttgaCTGCATTTTGACGAACGTTACGATGTCACGTGTTGAGAAAGATCGATGGAAGTTACCTGAAGTTGAACGTACTCGTGTAgagaacattttgaaaagagCTCTAGACGTAGAGAAAGGCGTAGCTGAACAACCTTCTATTACCGAAGAACACCCCGACGGAC TCGACTTGAGCTTGTTCAAAGACGAAGCTcaactgaaaaagaaaaagaagaagaaatccgTATCGCCCAAAGCGAACAAAAAGACGGTCGCGGCTAGCGATACCGTCAAGAAGCCCGCAGCGTCCAAATCAAAGAGATCAACGGCAGGTACTCCCGCTAACACATCTACCTCATCGACCAAGAAATCAGCTCGTTTATCCAACCAAAGTCAAACAAGTGCTAAAGAAACAGCTCCGCAGAAACCCGCCAAACCGGCtgagaacaaaacaaaaaaagataagaagaagaaaaaag aaacacccGCAGCTGCTTCGAAAACAGCCGCCGCTGAACCAACTACAAAAGCTGCCACCAAAAGAACTTCGAGCGTTTCTAGCCGGGCTAGCGCAACCAGTACTTCGCCTGCTGCTGTACCTCAGAAGAGAAGAAAAGAAGAACCCAAAACCGCCGCTGCTAATCAGCCCACTACTAATGAAAGAACTGGTAAAGTTAGAA aattgttaCTTTCAGATGCAGGTTCGGCCGTCGCAGCGAAAATAAATTCGGCTGCCATGAGAACAACTAAAGAAAAAGAACGTAAAACATCGAATTCCTCGAGTCAGCGCAAGAAATGA